The DNA window CATGCTTGATAGCAAATTTAACGGCATTAACTAATTCCGGACCCTCTTCTACTTTAAATACTCCGAGGCCAAATCCCGGCATTTTCACACCATTGTGTAGAGTTACTGTATCCTGCAAATTGTTTATCATTAAAAACTCCTCCTAATTAAAGTGTTCTACCCGAATAAATTAAACATGTTAAATATTTTGTCTAACCTTGTCGGCACAGCTATATTATGTTCTAGAACCAACCAAAACAAAAGTACGTACTTTTTTGTACTATAGGCACTTCAAAGTGCCTTTTGTCTACTAACACCCCCTTCTATTTTTAATCATCCTAATTCATCTAGATTTCTATATTTACTAGAATAATAGGCACCTAAAAGTACCTATATACCTTAAAAGTACGTACTTATCAGAACAATTTAATGGGATTATAATTGCGATCATGAAGTTGATGGTAGTTAAGGTAGTTAACATCATTAATTCAGATTAATTAAACTTTAGAAGGAGTCATGAATCAAAGGCATAACAAATCAGCAACAAAGTCAGGTATCTAAATACTTGGCTTGCTTATAAAGTAATGAAGGTAAAATTCACATGTTTGAGTATCATCAAACTTATCAAACAAGCTTCAATGAAGGCGAATTAACACTTAGTCTCCATATTCCATTAGAAAATTATCAAATGGGAACACCAATGATTGCTCGCCAAGAGGTCAATCATGAACTAGGAGTATATGGATTGTCGCATTTCCCACCACAAGATATCCGTGTGTAAAGAACTTGAATCAACTTATGATTCTAAGAGAGGAATTTAATATGATTAAATATAATATTCCTGTAGAAGCAGCCTTAGAGGTCATTGCTGGAAAGTGGAAGGTTGTTATTCTCTGTTATTTAACGAAGAAAACAAGACGTACTGGGGAGTTAGAACGCTTGATGCCGGAACTAGAAATTAGATTCTCTGAAAAGAATCTTATAATCAAATAATTAAACCTTGGAAATAGTAACTTATAGTTACTTACTCATATTTAAATTCTGGGAGGATCACACATGCAACTTCATTTAAAAGGAAAAACAGCGCTTGTTACGGGGTCAACAGCCGGAATCGGAAAAGCGATCGCCGCATCATTAGCGGCAGAAGGTGTTAACGTACTTATTAATGGCCGTCACAAAGATAAAGTGATGAGCACGATCAAGGAGATTCAAGACCAGCATGCTGGCGCTAAACTCAAAGCTGCAGTCGCGGATCTAGGAACAGAGCAAGGATGTCAACAGGTGATTGAACATTTCCCTGACATTGATATTTTGATTAATAACCTCGGTATATTCAAACCAGCCGAATTTTTCGATATTCCGGATGAAGATTGGTTTAGATTCTTCGAGACGAACATTATGAGTGGTGTTCGTCTCTCCCGTCATTACCTGAACCGAATGATTCAGATTAATGAAGGACGAGTTATCTTTATTGCTAGCGAGGCGGCCATCATGCCTTCGCAAGAAATGGCTCATTATAGTGCAACCAAAACGATGCAGCTCTCAGTTTCCCGCAGTTTAGCCGAACTGGCTCATGGAACGAAAGTAACGGTCAACACTGTTATGCCTGGTTCCACGTATACTGAAGGAGTGGAGTCGATGCTAAATACGCTTTATCCTAATGAAAACTTGACAGTAGAAGAAGCTGAGAAACGATTTATGTATGAGAATCGGCCAACATCTATCATTCAAAGGTTTATACGGCCAGAAGAAATAGCCAATTTTGTTACCTTCTTAAGTAGCCCTCTCTCCTCGGCCATTAATGGTTCTGCCTTGCGGATTGACGGAGGACTAGTACGCAGCGTATTTTAAGATTCGTTAATAAAAATGGATTGAGGAAATTCCTCAATCCATTTTTGTTTTCAGGAAAAGTTGAATTCTCCTTCATGCATGATGAGTAATTTTGAGTTTTATTCTTTCAAGTACATTAAACTCTTTATACCATTATTTTCTGCAAAGCTGTTACATAACGCGATCTCGCAATGATAAAGTAGACGGTCTGGGCGACCAGAAAAGCCAGCGCTACGGTAAGAGTAGCCGTATTGACATAAGAGACCTTCATATATCCCAGCACAGGTTTCAAAACCACAAGCGTTTGTATCGTGGATATCGGAATCGGAATATAAAAGATAAAAGCAATTTGCTTCGTAGCCGCCGCGCTCATTTCTCTGCTGCTTAACCCGATCTTGGAAAGTGCATGGTACGTTCG is part of the Paenibacillus segetis genome and encodes:
- a CDS encoding SDR family NAD(P)-dependent oxidoreductase, whose amino-acid sequence is MQLHLKGKTALVTGSTAGIGKAIAASLAAEGVNVLINGRHKDKVMSTIKEIQDQHAGAKLKAAVADLGTEQGCQQVIEHFPDIDILINNLGIFKPAEFFDIPDEDWFRFFETNIMSGVRLSRHYLNRMIQINEGRVIFIASEAAIMPSQEMAHYSATKTMQLSVSRSLAELAHGTKVTVNTVMPGSTYTEGVESMLNTLYPNENLTVEEAEKRFMYENRPTSIIQRFIRPEEIANFVTFLSSPLSSAINGSALRIDGGLVRSVF